The DNA region CAAAATCCTTCAGGGATTTCTTTTTTCTACGGTAGAAAAATTTATAAGGCACGAATTTCTACAGTCTAACAGTGAAGCCAATGCTCAAGGTTCGGGTTCGCAAGCAAGTCAAGAGGCAGAAGAAGAGGGGCAAAGTCTATAATGTTGAGCAGAGGCTTATTTACATCCCGTCCAAGGCTGAACTTCCAGATGAAGTTTACATCCTAACTCCTGAGGAGCTTAAAGAGATCGCCGAGCTGATCCCACAGGAAAAGAGGCCGAGCTGGCTGGTGATGGAATGAGTTGGTTAATCTTCGTGGACAAATCAGACGACAGGCACATCTCCTATGTTTCCCTTCTGATAATCGCGGACTCGAATAAGACCCGTATTTACGATAACATAGTTAAATGGGTCAAACACTCTAAGAAGCTCGGAAAGGAGAAAACCAGTTACTTTAACGATTTCCCCGCGAGATATTCCCAAATTATGCCGTTTATTGAAGCATCGAGGGTCTTTTCATATCTCAAAGATCCCACAGGTTCTCTTTTCAACCATCGAAGCTTATGTTGGTGATTACCCCATCTTTGTTATAGATGATAAACTCGTTAAGGCTCTCCAGAAGCGATATCCGAGCCACACGGTTCTTGTAGAAGGAAAATTAACAGACAGGCAGCTCAAGAAAATTATGGAGCTTGCCGACAACCTGTGTAACTATTTAAGGCTTAAAAAGAACCTCAATGGCGTTTGGAAATGAGTAAAAGAAGCCGCCAACTCCGTCCCCAACGGGACTTCATGCTCATGCGGCTCATCGCCCGATCATTCTCACGGGCTCATCACATTATATATAATCGTTGATATATAAAGATTTCTCGTGGCAACTGGCCGACTTCCTGACCATCAACAAAGAACCCGCCCGACCTTCCTCCAGGCTTGATATCACCCTCAGTCCATCATCACACTGGTGGGACAAAGTGGGCCGTCATATAGCAGGGCTCTCAAAGGAAATCTGCCCAGAAAAGGCGAAAGAAACACGTTCATTTATACCTTGATAAAGAAGTGGTCGGGGGCCTCAGGGCAGAGAGATACAACCTGTCGGCTCTCGCAAATAAGCTTTTATGGGAGCATTTGGATAAGGTGAAGCGTATGGAAGCGGTTGTTTCAAGAATGGCGGGCCCGGCGGGATTCGAACCCGCGACCTCCGGCTTAGAAGGCCGGCGCCCTGTCCTGCTAGGCTACGGGCCCACGCAATTGATAGAACTGAAATGCATTTTTAAGCTTTGCCCTGTAGGGTGAACCTGCCTAAAAACAGCCCGTATAGGACGCCTTAAGGAGAGCAAGCGTTCGAGGGCATCTAATGAGTAAACCCCCAGGGTTTGAGTTTTCAGAAGGCACTCAATCTTCCGCCAGCGCCTTCGTCAGAAAGGGCTGTATGGCGCCCGGGCCGGGATTTGAACCCGGGTCACGGGAGTGACAGTCCCGTATGATAGACCGGGCTACACCACCCGGGCGCTTGATAATGGCCGGCGGCGTTCCCGGTTTCCCGCCCCCTTCCGGAGGGCAGTACACCCGGGAACGCGGGCGGGCTTAACTTCCGGGATCGAAACGAGACCGGGTGTGACCCCGCCGCTATGACCGCCGCACCAATAAACACCACCCAAAAAGGGTTTATAAACTTTACGGTCAGAGGAAAAGGGAGACCTCACCAGGTGAAGTCCCCCGTGAAGTCCTCACCCGTAACCTCCTGCCGGGGCATTCTTCTGCTGATCTCCCGGGGCAGGTTGGAGAACGCCAGTATCCGGTATATTGCCGATACCAGGAGCAGTATAAACCCTACCAGGATTATGAGGGTAAGAACACCCCACCAGAGGAAGTCCGCAGTCTTTTTGAACTCCTGCACCCCGGTTATCTCGTACATCGCCTCCCACGCCTTCTTCTGGAAATAAGCTCCGAGTATAACTGCCACAATGATAACAGCGATTCCCGCGAAAATGAGGCCCAGATTCTGCTCGTGCCGAACAACACCGCCGGCGGAATGTACTACAAAAGCGCTGAGTACTATGATTGCCGCGACGATAACTCCGGCAAGGATTATTATGAACCCCTTGAGGTAGTTCCTGAACGGCCTCTCGTCCCCGAGCTTGTTCCCTATCCCGTGGAGGGCTATCAAAATCAGGATAAACCCAAGGAGGCTCAGTATGTTGCCAATGTACGGAATAAAGCCCAGGAGCTCGATTATGGACCCTATAAGGCCCATCATTCTCTCCGTGCCTATATCAACTGCACCACCGGGCAGAGTTGGGGGGTAAGACTCCATTGGATGCACCACCGTTGGAGATAACGAGGAAGACCTTAAAAAGTTGTTCCAAGCTCCACAAAGCTTATTAATCACAAGGGGCACCCGAAGGGGGTGATGGGATGCTGGAATCTGTGTGGCAGTTTCTGAACCAGTACTTCATCGAGCCCATGTACACAAGGGAGGGATACAACGCCGTAAACACCTTCGTCTACGCGCTGCTCTTCGGGCTGGGCGTCATATATTCGTACAGGTACATAATCAAACCCCTCAGGATCAAGGTGGACGGGAGGCTCTTCTGGGCGGTTACCCCGATGGTAGTATTCGGGGCGACGGTGAGGGCCCTGGTGGATGGCAACGTCCTAAAACCAAACTTCTGGATTCTAACACCGGGCATATTCTTCACGGCATTTATCCTTATAGTCCCCGCCCTGATAGCCGATGCCAAACTGAAGACTTACCCCAAGGTAACGGTGGTATGGGGCACGGTTCTGGCACTCTGGGCCAACTACCTGCTTATCACAAACGCAAAGGGGTGGAGGCCCTACGAGCTCACCATGATCCACACCGTAATCTCCTGGGCCGCTGTACTCGCGTACTACAGGTGGAGACCGTTTGATAAGCTTTATCTCTACGCCGTCCTGGCCCACATGTATGACATGGGATCAACCGTAGTGGGGATACACTACTACGGCTACCATGAGGTTCACTGGATAGAGAACCACCTCGTGCAGTGGTTCGGGGCGTACTTCTACTACCCCTGGATAACGCTGATCCTCATAGTGGTCTACTACGGCCTCCAGCGCCTCGTCCCAGACGAAGAAGAGCGCCGCTTCTGGTATTTAGCTATATACGTACTCGGACTCGGGCCCGCGGTTAGGGATCCAGCCCAGATGGTTCTCCAGGTTTAGGGGCTCTTTCTGCCCCCAATTCCTTTATACAGGCCGAGTAAAAGTCCGGTGTCTGTTATCAGGGGCCACTCGTTCCCGTCAGGGACAGTTAAAGTTATAACCTCCTGCCCATTAAATTTCCCGGTGATACCATGAGGAAGGCCGCAATAATGATGGTGGCGTTTGTTCTCTTTGGTTTGTTTGGGTTTGCCATGGCCAGCGCCGCAACGGTTGGCATTGACCTCGCCCACGGCGAAAACGACAAGGGCCTGACAGTCCTCACGGACAAGAACGGAACAGTCCTCGTCGAGGGAATCCTCAAGAAGATAGGAGACGTCACCTGGGTCTACATCGGGCCCGGCGACAAGGCAGACACCCTCGGCATCCAGCAAGCAGGAGAAAGCATAACCTACGATGCAATAAAGAACATCAACTTCCTCATCATCGGCCAGCCAACCCAGCCCCTCAGCCCCGACGAAATCAACGCCCTCAAACAGTGGTGGAACGACGGCAACAGAATCCTCTGGATTGCGGGTGATAGCGACTACGGAAGCGGCGTCCAGACAATAAACAACGTTAACGCCATTCTCGACGCCCTCGGTGTCAATCTAAGGCTCGACCAGTGCTCAGCAGAGGACTCCCAGAGCAACGCCGGAGCCGGCTACCGTGTGGTTGGCATCGTCAACCCGGACGACAAGACCCCAAACAAGGATGACATCACCAAGGACTTCCAGAACGGCGGAAAAGTCCTCTTCCACGGGCCTGGAGTTGTCGCTTACGTTGATGGTAATGGCAACTGGAAGGCCCTCGGGCCGAACGCTGGAATGGAGAACGTCTACGTTATTGTCACCACCAGCGAGAACGGACAGATCGTCGAGAACAGCGAGCCGGCTGCCAACGCTTACACTGTGGGCGACACTGGCAGGTTCCCGCTTCTGGCTGTCCAAATCTTCCCGGACAAGAAGAACGTTCTCATAGTTAGCGGTGAGACCCCCTACGGTGGCTATGAGCCCATATGGTCCCCGCTGTATTACGGAGTCAAGCTCGACGGCCCAACGTTTATCACAAACTTCATCCACTGGGCAATAAAGGTTCAGGCCCAGCTCGGAACAGCAAAGACCACAACCACTACCAGCAAGGGCGGCGGAATCTGCGGCCCAGCAACAATAATCGGCCTGGCGATAGTACCTCTCCTCCTCGTGAGAAGGAAGTGAGCCGTTCTTCCTTTTTATTTTCATTGAACAGCATTCGCGGGGGATGAAGATGAGGAAGGTCGCCTCCATTGGGGTTGTGCTGCTTCTCGCCCTCAGCGTCGTGGCAAGCGGCTGTATCAGCGGCGGTGGCGAGAGTGGTATAACCCTCGTCATCCTCACAAGGCACGATGCAACCATCCAGTATATGGCGAAGCAGCTGTTCCTCAAGAGCGACATAGCGAAGGAGTACCACATCACTGACCTGAAGTTTATCAAAGTGTCGGAGAGCCTCTGGCCGAGCTATGTGGAGAAAGGGGCCGACGTCGGCTGGGGAGGGGGGCCTACTCTCTTTGATGACCTTTATAACACCGGGAATCTCCGCCCTATAACCGACCAAAAGGTTCTCAAGCTCATAGGCAACCAGATACCGACAGAGATGGCAGGAATGCCCATGGTCAGGAAGGACGATAGGGGTAACGTATACTGGATAGCAGCGGCATTATCATCCTTCGGTTTCACGGTCAACAAGAAGCAGTTAGCCAGGTGGAACCTGCCCGTTCCCCAGAAGTGGGAGGACATAGCGAGCGAGGCCTGGGCCGTTGATCCGCCCCAGTACGGAATAGCCGACCCAACCCAGAGCACATCCAACACGAGGATATACCAGATCATCCTCCAGGCCTTCGGCTGGGACCAGGGGTGGAGGATACTGACTCTCATAGCCGCCAACTCAAGGGTGTACATGCAGAGCGACGCGGTTAGAGATGCCGTCATAAACGGCGAGATAGCGGCCGGAAACACAATCGACTTCTACGGATACACCGCCATGCAGCAGAGCCCGGACTGCGAGTATATTATTCCCAGCGGAGAGAGCATCATAAACGGCGACCCGATAGCGCTCCTTAAGAACGCCCAACACCCGGAGGCGGCTCAGGCGTTCATCTACTGGGTGCTCACCGAGGGCCAGGCGATCTGGATGAGCCCCGACGTCAACAGGCTCCCGGTTAATCCCGAAGTGTTCAACATGAAGGTGAGCAACGAAGCCGCTGAGATAGTATTCAAGGGCCAGTACGCAGGGCAGACCTACGGCCAGGCGAGACCGAGCCTCAAAAAGGCATACGACGATGTCACTAAGGCCCAGGGAATACCGTTCGATGACAATAGTGCCCTTAAGACGGTATACGCCCTCCAGTACTACTTCAGGGCCACCCTCGTTGATGAGAACCAGAAGCTCCACGACACATGGGTTTCCCTGGTCAGGGCCTATAAAGATGGAAAGATCAGCGAGGAGAAATTCAAAGAGCTAAAGGACAAGCTCACCGCCCCGGTACAGTTCAAGGATCCAGAAACCGGGCAGATTGTTACCTTCACCGAGGACTACGCCAAGAGAATCAATGACAGGATCTCACAGGACAGGAACTTCCAGGGCCAGCTCATACAGATATGGCGCCAGGCCGCGGTAAACAAGTACAACGAAGTCCGCAACGAGATAGGCGGATGATTCCAGCATTTTCCTATCCTTTTCTTTGCCCGCACTCCGCAGGGGTTCAACCCGCAGATTTCAAAAACTTTTAAATAGCCTTCGCAAAGACCGAGAAGGGATGAAGAACCAAGGGAGGTATCATCCAATGAAGGTCAGCAAGTGGAGCGAGAACTTTTTTGGAACCCCCGTTTTCGACCCCGTGGTCGTGGCCTCGTTCCTGTTCCCACTCCTATACCTGATAGCGTTCCTAATAATCCCAGTCCTGGCCATGCTCGCCATAGCCTTCGAGTATAACGGGCACCTGTCCCTCCACTGGTTCAGCAGCCTGCTGGACAGGTACTACATAAGCCTTCCCCCCAGCGGAGAGTTCGCCAGGATAATAACCACGGGCACGGGGGAGAAGATATACTACATCCAGGGCGTCGACTTCGGCGTTATCCTGAATTCTATACTCGTCTCGATCAGCGTCATGATCCTCACGACCATATTAGGGACGATCTTTGCCTTCATCATGGCAAGGTACGACTTTCCCGGCAAAAACATCGTCAGGGTTCTGCTCTTCGTGCCCCTCCTCGTGACGCCCTTCGTCAACGTTTTCATCGTGAAGAAGATGTTCCTCCCCGACGGGATAATCAACTGGCTTTTCTACGATGTTCTCCACCTGTTCCCCTACAGGGTCCAGATAGATGGCCTGGTCGGTGTTATAATAGCCCAGACCATGACTTACTACCCGATAGTCTACCTCAACGCCTACGCGAGCTTCATCAACATCGACCCCACCCTTGAGGAGCAGGCGGAGAACCTCGGAAGCGGCGGCTTCCGCCTCTTCAGGACCGTCACGTTCCCGCTCGCCCTCCCGGGGATAGCGGCTGGGGCTACCCTTGTTGGAATATTCAGCCTTGAGGATCTCGCCGCTCCGATAGTTTTCCAGGGCAACGGCCTCGCCAGAAAGCTCATGTCCTTCCAGATCTACAGCGCCTTCACGAGCGGTTTTAACGTTGGCAGTCCACAGCTCGCCGCGCTTGCGCTCGTGATGCTGGCCATAGCGATCCTCATGTTCTTAGGGATAAGGAAGTACGTCAGTATGAGGCAGTACGCGATGCTGAGCAAAGGCGGAAGATGGAAGCCCCGCGTTGCCAAGCCCAGGCCCTGGCAGGCGGTTCTCATATACTTTGTTGTCCTCCCGGTTCTCCTCCTCTCCGTATTCCCCCAGATCGGAGTCGTTCTCCTCGCGTTCAGCGAGCGCTGGAGCGGGACCTGGCCTTCTGGCTTCACGACGAAGTACGTGGAGAGCATCCTCACCCAGCCGGACATCGAGAGGGTCATAATAAACAGCGTGATGTACTCAACGATAGCTGTCATCGTTATAATCCTCCTCTCCCTGACAGCTTCCTACACCACCAGCAGGTTCATGAAGAGCAAGCTGGGCCCGGTACTGGACAGCCTCTCCACGATGCCGATAGCGATTCCCGGAATAGTTATAGCGATGGGCTATTTCTTCTTCTTTGCGAGGGTGTTCCCGAACACACCCCTCGACCCAACCAACCTCCTC from Thermococcus zilligii AN1 includes:
- a CDS encoding DUF996 domain-containing protein, with amino-acid sequence MVHPMESYPPTLPGGAVDIGTERMMGLIGSIIELLGFIPYIGNILSLLGFILILIALHGIGNKLGDERPFRNYLKGFIIILAGVIVAAIIVLSAFVVHSAGGVVRHEQNLGLIFAGIAVIIVAVILGAYFQKKAWEAMYEITGVQEFKKTADFLWWGVLTLIILVGFILLLVSAIYRILAFSNLPREISRRMPRQEVTGEDFTGDFTW
- a CDS encoding ABC transporter substrate-binding protein, with amino-acid sequence MRKVASIGVVLLLALSVVASGCISGGGESGITLVILTRHDATIQYMAKQLFLKSDIAKEYHITDLKFIKVSESLWPSYVEKGADVGWGGGPTLFDDLYNTGNLRPITDQKVLKLIGNQIPTEMAGMPMVRKDDRGNVYWIAAALSSFGFTVNKKQLARWNLPVPQKWEDIASEAWAVDPPQYGIADPTQSTSNTRIYQIILQAFGWDQGWRILTLIAANSRVYMQSDAVRDAVINGEIAAGNTIDFYGYTAMQQSPDCEYIIPSGESIINGDPIALLKNAQHPEAAQAFIYWVLTEGQAIWMSPDVNRLPVNPEVFNMKVSNEAAEIVFKGQYAGQTYGQARPSLKKAYDDVTKAQGIPFDDNSALKTVYALQYYFRATLVDENQKLHDTWVSLVRAYKDGKISEEKFKELKDKLTAPVQFKDPETGQIVTFTEDYAKRINDRISQDRNFQGQLIQIWRQAAVNKYNEVRNEIGG
- a CDS encoding CGP-CTERM sorting domain-containing protein, with amino-acid sequence MRKAAIMMVAFVLFGLFGFAMASAATVGIDLAHGENDKGLTVLTDKNGTVLVEGILKKIGDVTWVYIGPGDKADTLGIQQAGESITYDAIKNINFLIIGQPTQPLSPDEINALKQWWNDGNRILWIAGDSDYGSGVQTINNVNAILDALGVNLRLDQCSAEDSQSNAGAGYRVVGIVNPDDKTPNKDDITKDFQNGGKVLFHGPGVVAYVDGNGNWKALGPNAGMENVYVIVTTSENGQIVENSEPAANAYTVGDTGRFPLLAVQIFPDKKNVLIVSGETPYGGYEPIWSPLYYGVKLDGPTFITNFIHWAIKVQAQLGTAKTTTTTSKGGGICGPATIIGLAIVPLLLVRRK
- a CDS encoding DUF63 family protein produces the protein MLESVWQFLNQYFIEPMYTREGYNAVNTFVYALLFGLGVIYSYRYIIKPLRIKVDGRLFWAVTPMVVFGATVRALVDGNVLKPNFWILTPGIFFTAFILIVPALIADAKLKTYPKVTVVWGTVLALWANYLLITNAKGWRPYELTMIHTVISWAAVLAYYRWRPFDKLYLYAVLAHMYDMGSTVVGIHYYGYHEVHWIENHLVQWFGAYFYYPWITLILIVVYYGLQRLVPDEEERRFWYLAIYVLGLGPAVRDPAQMVLQV
- a CDS encoding ABC transporter permease; the encoded protein is MKVSKWSENFFGTPVFDPVVVASFLFPLLYLIAFLIIPVLAMLAIAFEYNGHLSLHWFSSLLDRYYISLPPSGEFARIITTGTGEKIYYIQGVDFGVILNSILVSISVMILTTILGTIFAFIMARYDFPGKNIVRVLLFVPLLVTPFVNVFIVKKMFLPDGIINWLFYDVLHLFPYRVQIDGLVGVIIAQTMTYYPIVYLNAYASFINIDPTLEEQAENLGSGGFRLFRTVTFPLALPGIAAGATLVGIFSLEDLAAPIVFQGNGLARKLMSFQIYSAFTSGFNVGSPQLAALALVMLAIAILMFLGIRKYVSMRQYAMLSKGGRWKPRVAKPRPWQAVLIYFVVLPVLLLSVFPQIGVVLLAFSERWSGTWPSGFTTKYVESILTQPDIERVIINSVMYSTIAVIVIILLSLTASYTTSRFMKSKLGPVLDSLSTMPIAIPGIVIAMGYFFFFARVFPNTPLDPTNLLGFNPAMVLILAYSIRRLPFAARSIAAGIQQIHVSLEEVALNLGASRWKALTGILMPLILLNLLGGAMLSFVYCMSETSVGITLGSINPEYYPITARMVELMTSAVGSANLAAALGVFLMAVQIIAIVLVNVITKQRYSFIGLT